The Prunus persica cultivar Lovell chromosome G8, Prunus_persica_NCBIv2, whole genome shotgun sequence genome includes a region encoding these proteins:
- the LOC18766462 gene encoding transcription factor bHLH3 isoform X1 — protein sequence MGEKFWVNEEDRVMVESVLGTEACQFLTSLVSENVLTDLVRPPGKLGVQQGMSQLVKGSNWNYAIFWQVVGSKSGGSALIWGDGHCRDTKDGGVAGENSSLDGSFVGVQKKEEVKKWVLEKLHTCFGGLDEGYARRLDGVSDVEMFYLTSMYYAFQLDSHSGPGESYKSGKSIWVSDVGGCLHHYQSRSYLARLAGFQTVVFVPMKSGVVELGSVKANPEEQNLVNMVRNLFGESSSVQAKAFPMIFGRELSLGGPKSQSINIAFSPKIEEDSTFPPESFELQSVGTSNGCQSEDSEVKLFPQLNQMMVGGFSAPTIVSSLELPKDESSAQIDERKPRKRGRKPANGREEPLNHVEAERQRREKLNQRFYALRAVVPNISKMDKASLLGDAITYITDLQMKIRVMETENQMGNNNQKQFPVPEIDFQERHEDAVVRMNCPLDSHPVSEVIKTLREHKIVAQESNVSITDNDKVIHTFSIPTQGGDAEQLKEKLVVSLSK from the coding sequence ATGGGAGAGAAATTTTGGGTGAATGAAGAAGACAGGGTCATGGTGGAGTCAGTACTAGGTACTGAAGCATGCCAGTTCTTGACCTCTCTGGTTTCTGAAAATGTGTTGACAGACTTGGTTAGGCCGCCTGGTAAATTGGGTGTGCAGCAGGGGATGTCCCAGCTCGTCAAAGGATCCAATTGGAATTATGCCATTTTCTGGCAGGTTGTCGGCTCGAAATCTGGTGGATCTGCCTTGATTTGGGGTGATGGACACTGCAGAGACACAAAGGATGGCGGAGTTGCAGGCGAGAATTCTAGTTTGGATGGCAGTTTTGTGGGAGTGCAGAAGAAAGAGGAGGTGAAAAAGTGGGTGCTTGAGAAGCTCCATACATGTTTTGGTGGTTTGGATGAGGGTTATGCTAGGAGGTTGGATGGGGTGTCAGATGTGGAAATGTTTTACCTCACTTCAATGTATTATGCATTTCAACTTGATTCACACAGTGGTCCTGGGGAGTCGTACAAGTCCGGTAAATCAATTTGGGTTTCAGATGTGGGTGGTTGTTTACACCATTACCAGTCAAGATCATATTTAGCAAGATTGGCCGGGTTCCAAACAGTGGTGTTTGTACCTATGAAATCAGGAGTTGTTGAGCTTGGTTCAGTCAAAGCAAATCCAGAAGAACAGAATCTAGTAAATATGGTCAGAAATTTATTTGGTGAATCTAGTTCTGTTCAGGCAAAGGCATTTCCAATGATTTTTGGACGCGAGCTCAGTCTTGGTGGCCCAAAATCACAATCAATCAATATTGCCTTTTCCCCGAAGATAGAGGAAGATTCTACATTTCCTCCAGAGTCATTTGAATTACAATCAGTAGGTACTTCAAATGGATGTCAAAGTGAGGATAGTGAAGTAAAACTTTTTCCGCAATTGAACCAAATGATGGTTGGGGGTTTCAGTGCTCCTACAATAGTTTCAAGTTTGGAGCTGCCTAAGGATGAGTCCTCAGCACAAATTGATGAGCGGAAACccagaaagagagggagaaagcCTGCCAATGGGAGAGAAGAACCATTGAATCATGTGGAAGCAGAGCGGCAGAGGCGCGAGAAGCTTAACCAGAGGTTCTATGCACTAAGAGCTGTTGTTCCTAACATTTCGAAGATGGACAAAGCCTCTCTTCTTGGTGATGCCATTACTTATATCACTGATCTCCAGATGAAGATCAGGGTCATGGAAACTGAAAACCAGATGGGAAACAATAATCAAAAGCAGTTTCCGGTTCCAGAGATTGATTTTCAGGAACGACATGAGGATGCAGTTGTGAGGATGAACTGCCCATTGGATTCTCACCCAGTTTCTGAAGTCATCAAAACTCTTAGGGAACACAAAATTGTGGCTCAAGAGTCTAATGTTTCAATAACAGACAACGATAAGGTTATTCATACATTCTCCATTCCAACTCAAGGTGGTGATGCCGAGCAGTTAAAGGAGAAGCTGGTGGTCTCTCTTTCAAAATGA
- the LOC18766462 gene encoding transcription factor bHLH3 isoform X3 has product MSQLVKGSNWNYAIFWQVVGSKSGGSALIWGDGHCRDTKDGGVAGENSSLDGSFVGVQKKEEVKKWVLEKLHTCFGGLDEGYARRLDGVSDVEMFYLTSMYYAFQLDSHSGPGESYKSGKSIWVSDVGGCLHHYQSRSYLARLAGFQTVVFVPMKSGVVELGSVKANPEEQNLVNMVRNLFGESSSVQAKAFPMIFGRELSLGGPKSQSINIAFSPKIEEDSTFPPESFELQSVGTSNGCQSEDSEVKLFPQLNQMMVGGFSAPTIVSSLELPKDESSAQIDERKPRKRGRKPANGREEPLNHVEAERQRREKLNQRFYALRAVVPNISKMDKASLLGDAITYITDLQMKIRVMETENQMGNNNQKQFPVPEIDFQERHEDAVVRMNCPLDSHPVSEVIKTLREHKIVAQESNVSITDNDKVIHTFSIPTQGGDAEQLKEKLVVSLSK; this is encoded by the coding sequence ATGTCCCAGCTCGTCAAAGGATCCAATTGGAATTATGCCATTTTCTGGCAGGTTGTCGGCTCGAAATCTGGTGGATCTGCCTTGATTTGGGGTGATGGACACTGCAGAGACACAAAGGATGGCGGAGTTGCAGGCGAGAATTCTAGTTTGGATGGCAGTTTTGTGGGAGTGCAGAAGAAAGAGGAGGTGAAAAAGTGGGTGCTTGAGAAGCTCCATACATGTTTTGGTGGTTTGGATGAGGGTTATGCTAGGAGGTTGGATGGGGTGTCAGATGTGGAAATGTTTTACCTCACTTCAATGTATTATGCATTTCAACTTGATTCACACAGTGGTCCTGGGGAGTCGTACAAGTCCGGTAAATCAATTTGGGTTTCAGATGTGGGTGGTTGTTTACACCATTACCAGTCAAGATCATATTTAGCAAGATTGGCCGGGTTCCAAACAGTGGTGTTTGTACCTATGAAATCAGGAGTTGTTGAGCTTGGTTCAGTCAAAGCAAATCCAGAAGAACAGAATCTAGTAAATATGGTCAGAAATTTATTTGGTGAATCTAGTTCTGTTCAGGCAAAGGCATTTCCAATGATTTTTGGACGCGAGCTCAGTCTTGGTGGCCCAAAATCACAATCAATCAATATTGCCTTTTCCCCGAAGATAGAGGAAGATTCTACATTTCCTCCAGAGTCATTTGAATTACAATCAGTAGGTACTTCAAATGGATGTCAAAGTGAGGATAGTGAAGTAAAACTTTTTCCGCAATTGAACCAAATGATGGTTGGGGGTTTCAGTGCTCCTACAATAGTTTCAAGTTTGGAGCTGCCTAAGGATGAGTCCTCAGCACAAATTGATGAGCGGAAACccagaaagagagggagaaagcCTGCCAATGGGAGAGAAGAACCATTGAATCATGTGGAAGCAGAGCGGCAGAGGCGCGAGAAGCTTAACCAGAGGTTCTATGCACTAAGAGCTGTTGTTCCTAACATTTCGAAGATGGACAAAGCCTCTCTTCTTGGTGATGCCATTACTTATATCACTGATCTCCAGATGAAGATCAGGGTCATGGAAACTGAAAACCAGATGGGAAACAATAATCAAAAGCAGTTTCCGGTTCCAGAGATTGATTTTCAGGAACGACATGAGGATGCAGTTGTGAGGATGAACTGCCCATTGGATTCTCACCCAGTTTCTGAAGTCATCAAAACTCTTAGGGAACACAAAATTGTGGCTCAAGAGTCTAATGTTTCAATAACAGACAACGATAAGGTTATTCATACATTCTCCATTCCAACTCAAGGTGGTGATGCCGAGCAGTTAAAGGAGAAGCTGGTGGTCTCTCTTTCAAAATGA
- the LOC18766462 gene encoding transcription factor bHLH3 isoform X2, which produces MDLVRPPGKLGVQQGMSQLVKGSNWNYAIFWQVVGSKSGGSALIWGDGHCRDTKDGGVAGENSSLDGSFVGVQKKEEVKKWVLEKLHTCFGGLDEGYARRLDGVSDVEMFYLTSMYYAFQLDSHSGPGESYKSGKSIWVSDVGGCLHHYQSRSYLARLAGFQTVVFVPMKSGVVELGSVKANPEEQNLVNMVRNLFGESSSVQAKAFPMIFGRELSLGGPKSQSINIAFSPKIEEDSTFPPESFELQSVGTSNGCQSEDSEVKLFPQLNQMMVGGFSAPTIVSSLELPKDESSAQIDERKPRKRGRKPANGREEPLNHVEAERQRREKLNQRFYALRAVVPNISKMDKASLLGDAITYITDLQMKIRVMETENQMGNNNQKQFPVPEIDFQERHEDAVVRMNCPLDSHPVSEVIKTLREHKIVAQESNVSITDNDKVIHTFSIPTQGGDAEQLKEKLVVSLSK; this is translated from the exons ATGG ACTTGGTTAGGCCGCCTGGTAAATTGGGTGTGCAGCAGGGGATGTCCCAGCTCGTCAAAGGATCCAATTGGAATTATGCCATTTTCTGGCAGGTTGTCGGCTCGAAATCTGGTGGATCTGCCTTGATTTGGGGTGATGGACACTGCAGAGACACAAAGGATGGCGGAGTTGCAGGCGAGAATTCTAGTTTGGATGGCAGTTTTGTGGGAGTGCAGAAGAAAGAGGAGGTGAAAAAGTGGGTGCTTGAGAAGCTCCATACATGTTTTGGTGGTTTGGATGAGGGTTATGCTAGGAGGTTGGATGGGGTGTCAGATGTGGAAATGTTTTACCTCACTTCAATGTATTATGCATTTCAACTTGATTCACACAGTGGTCCTGGGGAGTCGTACAAGTCCGGTAAATCAATTTGGGTTTCAGATGTGGGTGGTTGTTTACACCATTACCAGTCAAGATCATATTTAGCAAGATTGGCCGGGTTCCAAACAGTGGTGTTTGTACCTATGAAATCAGGAGTTGTTGAGCTTGGTTCAGTCAAAGCAAATCCAGAAGAACAGAATCTAGTAAATATGGTCAGAAATTTATTTGGTGAATCTAGTTCTGTTCAGGCAAAGGCATTTCCAATGATTTTTGGACGCGAGCTCAGTCTTGGTGGCCCAAAATCACAATCAATCAATATTGCCTTTTCCCCGAAGATAGAGGAAGATTCTACATTTCCTCCAGAGTCATTTGAATTACAATCAGTAGGTACTTCAAATGGATGTCAAAGTGAGGATAGTGAAGTAAAACTTTTTCCGCAATTGAACCAAATGATGGTTGGGGGTTTCAGTGCTCCTACAATAGTTTCAAGTTTGGAGCTGCCTAAGGATGAGTCCTCAGCACAAATTGATGAGCGGAAACccagaaagagagggagaaagcCTGCCAATGGGAGAGAAGAACCATTGAATCATGTGGAAGCAGAGCGGCAGAGGCGCGAGAAGCTTAACCAGAGGTTCTATGCACTAAGAGCTGTTGTTCCTAACATTTCGAAGATGGACAAAGCCTCTCTTCTTGGTGATGCCATTACTTATATCACTGATCTCCAGATGAAGATCAGGGTCATGGAAACTGAAAACCAGATGGGAAACAATAATCAAAAGCAGTTTCCGGTTCCAGAGATTGATTTTCAGGAACGACATGAGGATGCAGTTGTGAGGATGAACTGCCCATTGGATTCTCACCCAGTTTCTGAAGTCATCAAAACTCTTAGGGAACACAAAATTGTGGCTCAAGAGTCTAATGTTTCAATAACAGACAACGATAAGGTTATTCATACATTCTCCATTCCAACTCAAGGTGGTGATGCCGAGCAGTTAAAGGAGAAGCTGGTGGTCTCTCTTTCAAAATGA